A genome region from Gambusia affinis linkage group LG24, SWU_Gaff_1.0, whole genome shotgun sequence includes the following:
- the arl4ca gene encoding ADP-ribosylation factor-like 4Ca, producing the protein MGTSLSSLSSLAAFQSLHIVMLGLDSAGKTTVLYRLKFNEFVNTVPTIGFNTERIRLGGPGASRGISCHFWDVGGQEKLRPLWKPYSRCTDGIVYVVDSVDAERLEEARAELHRITRFQENHGTPLLVIANKQDLPRALDVGDIERQLALSELSPSTPYHVQPACAIIGEGLDEGMDMLYEMIVKRRKTLKQRKKK; encoded by the coding sequence ATGGGGACCAGTTTGTCCAGTCTGTCCAGTCTGGCAGCCTTCCAGTCGCTGCACATCGTCATGCTGGGTTTGGACTCTGCCGGGAAGACCACCGTCCTCTACCGGCTCAAATTCAACGAGTTCGTCAACACGGTTCCCACCATCGGATTCAACACAGAGCGGATTCGGCTGGGCGGCCCGGGCGCCTCCCGGGGCATCAGCTGCCACTTCTGGGACGTCGGGGGCCAGGAGAAGCTGCGGCCCCTGTGGAAGCCCTACAGCCGCTGCACGGACGGCATCGTGTACGTGGTGGACTCCGTGGACGCGGAGCGGCTGGAGGAGGCCCGCGCCGAGCTGCACCGGATCACCCGCTTCCAGGAGAACCATGGGACCCCGCTGCTGGTCATCGCCAACAAGCAGGACCTGCCGCGGGCCCTGGACGTGGGGGACATCGAGAGGCAGCTGGCCCTGTCCGAGCTGAGCCCGTCCACGCCGTACCACGTCCAGCCGGCCTGCGCCATCATCGGAGAGGGGCTGGACGAGGGCATGGACATGCTATATGAGATGAtagtgaagaggaggaagactctgaagcagaggaagaagaagtga